Proteins co-encoded in one Alphaproteobacteria bacterium genomic window:
- the lptG gene encoding LPS export ABC transporter permease LptG, translating to MRIPLTLSLYIGRAFLTATLTTLLVMMVIVGLMELLELVRRGSETPNGVPFGIILEMTFMKLPNTVERIYPFAFLIGGMTTLSRLTRTNELAVVRSAGVSVWQFLFPGLVIAFVLGMIFITVVNPIASAMVSRFERIEGRYISNKPSMLTISLSGLWLRQVDENGVMFNEKPVSEYILHARRMDQATLTLVDIIIFFYDDKSNFLGRIDAKKGQLTKGAWQISDAMISAPGLDSRVIPNFAMNTTLTLSQIQESFAPPETFSFWQLPEFINVLEKAGFSAIRHKLYWHTMMALPFLLAGMVMVAAVFSLRQARRGKTGILIVLGIVTGFVFYFSAQLIYALGASGALPLVLSAWAPSLVVLMLGGSLLLHLEDG from the coding sequence ATGCGGATTCCTCTAACATTATCACTTTATATTGGCCGCGCATTTCTGACCGCAACCCTGACAACGCTGCTTGTGATGATGGTGATTGTAGGGTTGATGGAGCTACTCGAATTGGTTCGCCGTGGTTCTGAGACACCCAACGGTGTGCCGTTTGGCATCATTCTTGAAATGACGTTCATGAAGTTGCCCAATACGGTGGAGCGTATTTATCCCTTCGCATTTTTAATTGGTGGCATGACTACACTCTCGCGCCTCACGCGCACGAATGAGCTTGCGGTAGTGCGCTCTGCGGGCGTTTCCGTATGGCAATTTCTGTTTCCTGGTCTGGTGATTGCGTTTGTTTTGGGCATGATTTTTATTACGGTGGTGAACCCGATTGCCTCAGCCATGGTGTCACGATTTGAGCGTATTGAGGGCCGCTATATCTCTAACAAACCAAGCATGCTGACTATTTCGCTTTCGGGATTATGGCTGCGTCAGGTCGATGAGAATGGTGTCATGTTTAATGAAAAGCCCGTGAGTGAATATATCCTGCACGCGCGGCGCATGGACCAAGCCACCCTTACGCTCGTCGATATCATCATTTTCTTTTATGATGATAAGAGTAATTTCCTAGGGCGTATTGATGCTAAAAAAGGTCAACTTACCAAAGGCGCATGGCAGATATCTGATGCCATGATCTCCGCGCCAGGCCTTGATTCCAGAGTGATTCCGAACTTTGCTATGAATACAACACTTACGCTGAGCCAGATCCAAGAAAGCTTCGCACCACCCGAGACTTTCTCGTTCTGGCAACTGCCAGAATTCATCAACGTGCTTGAGAAAGCCGGCTTCTCAGCGATTCGCCATAAGCTCTATTGGCACACGATGATGGCATTACCATTCTTGCTTGCCGGCATGGTCATGGTCGCTGCGGTATTTAGTTTACGTCAGGCGCGCCGTGGCAAAACAGGAATCTTGATCGTACTGGGCATAGTGACGGGCTTTGTCTTTTATTTCTCGGCACAACTGATTTATGCACTCGGCGCATCAGGCGCATTGCCGCTAGTGTTGTCGGCATGGGCACCCTCGCTCGTAGTGCTGATGTTGGGCGGCTCACTGCTCCTGCATCTTGAAGACGGTTAA
- a CDS encoding LptF/LptG family permease, translating into MQRYLKYLMSHLMWPTILVTASLTGIIWLTQMLRFVDFMLNRGLSLSDFLYLTGLMLPSLLLILIPIALTIAVIYTYNKLTGDSELIVFNAVGISKMQLALPAVLVGGVCAIVCIVLSFYLMPVATQQFRDIRTFFRDKYASVLLEEEVFNTPMDGLTVFVRKRDRQNNLYGILLHDNRIYEKPVSMMAAEGKLVQTPNGPRFNLINGLRQEVRQGKVNWLSFDNYALDIAFYGQDIQRKREPDERTIGELFDYKDVAEADVPKLRAEGHQRILWPFFNLALPLLVLAIIFSGEFNRRGQWKRMTISAVSAAVTVLLFFALRNLVVKQPMLIPLMYLLLMAVVAWSVFTLISGKTIRFRNPLKLKEAH; encoded by the coding sequence ATGCAACGCTACCTCAAATATCTGATGAGCCACCTCATGTGGCCGACGATTTTGGTAACAGCCAGCCTGACAGGCATTATCTGGCTGACGCAGATGTTGCGTTTTGTGGATTTTATGCTGAATCGCGGCCTCTCGCTTTCGGACTTTTTGTATCTCACGGGCTTGATGCTGCCGTCGCTGCTGCTGATTCTCATCCCCATCGCACTCACCATTGCGGTTATCTATACCTATAATAAGCTGACGGGCGATAGTGAGCTCATCGTATTCAACGCGGTGGGCATCAGCAAAATGCAGTTAGCGCTGCCAGCCGTTCTAGTCGGCGGTGTATGTGCGATTGTTTGTATCGTGCTTTCATTTTACCTCATGCCCGTTGCCACCCAACAATTTCGTGATATCCGCACCTTCTTCCGCGACAAATATGCCTCCGTATTGCTTGAAGAAGAAGTGTTCAACACACCAATGGACGGCTTGACGGTATTCGTCCGCAAGCGCGACAGGCAGAATAATCTCTACGGTATTTTATTACACGATAATCGCATTTACGAAAAACCCGTGAGCATGATGGCGGCAGAAGGTAAACTCGTGCAAACACCCAATGGTCCGCGCTTTAACCTCATTAACGGTCTTCGCCAAGAAGTGCGTCAGGGTAAAGTGAACTGGCTTTCCTTTGATAATTACGCGCTCGATATTGCCTTTTACGGACAAGATATTCAGCGCAAGCGCGAGCCCGACGAGCGCACGATTGGCGAGCTGTTCGACTATAAAGATGTTGCAGAGGCCGATGTTCCCAAGCTGCGCGCAGAAGGCCACCAACGTATTCTTTGGCCATTTTTCAATCTCGCACTTCCTCTGTTAGTGTTGGCGATTATTTTCTCGGGTGAATTTAATCGTCGTGGCCAGTGGAAGCGCATGACCATAAGCGCGGTGAGTGCGGCTGTCACGGTATTGCTCTTTTTCGCACTCAGGAACTTGGTCGTAAAACAGCCAATGCTGATCCCCCTCATGTACCTGCTGCTGATGGCCGTTGTCGCGTGGAGTGTTTTCACGCTCATATCAGGCAAGACGATTCGCTTCCGCAACCCCTTGAAGCTCAAAGAGGCGCACTAA
- a CDS encoding leucyl aminopeptidase: MLTPVFRATATSSAPIILFVGTDGALSAHGKTLDKASKGALNAAMHHASFTGKAGQSLTLITLAGIQHSHVIVVGVGDAKKLSTKDVEDAAGNAIGALYAAKVKTGEMIAELPAGAKLDSKDVAAHAAFGAQLKTYRFDKYRTKEKPEDKPQLKSISVVTAKVDAAKKAYAPLEALAESIAFTRNIVSEPANIIYPESLAAECKKLAKLGLKVEVLGEAEMKKLGMGSLLGVGQGSVRESQLVIMQWNGGKKSDKPVALVGKGVTFDTGGISIKPSNGMEEMKWDMAGSAAVIGTMRTLAARKAKVNVVGVVGLVENMPDGNAQRPGDVVTSMSGQTIEVLNTDAEGRLVLADALWYTKERFKPQAMIDLATLTGAIIVAIGSSRAGLYANKDKLAEQLHAAGEAVGERLWRMPLGDDYDKLINCDIADMQNISAGREAGSVTAAQFLQRFVGDTTWAHLDIAGTAWANKPSATIPKGATAFGVRLLNTWIQKHYE, translated from the coding sequence ATGCTGACTCCTGTATTCCGCGCGACCGCCACTTCTTCTGCCCCTATCATTCTTTTTGTTGGTACGGACGGCGCATTATCCGCACATGGCAAGACACTCGATAAAGCAAGCAAAGGCGCGTTAAACGCGGCCATGCATCATGCCAGCTTCACGGGCAAAGCGGGCCAAAGCCTAACGCTGATCACGCTTGCAGGCATTCAACATAGCCATGTTATTGTCGTGGGTGTGGGCGATGCTAAGAAACTTTCCACCAAAGATGTAGAAGATGCTGCGGGTAATGCCATCGGCGCGCTTTATGCCGCTAAAGTAAAGACGGGTGAAATGATTGCCGAACTACCAGCAGGCGCAAAACTGGATTCAAAAGATGTCGCAGCACATGCCGCGTTTGGCGCACAACTTAAAACCTACCGCTTCGATAAATACCGCACCAAAGAGAAGCCAGAAGATAAGCCACAGCTTAAGTCAATTTCGGTGGTCACTGCGAAAGTAGATGCGGCTAAAAAAGCTTACGCACCGCTTGAAGCCTTAGCGGAATCAATTGCCTTCACGCGCAATATCGTGAGTGAGCCTGCGAACATCATTTACCCTGAATCGCTGGCCGCAGAGTGCAAAAAACTCGCGAAACTTGGCCTCAAGGTCGAAGTGCTCGGCGAGGCAGAAATGAAGAAGCTAGGCATGGGCTCGCTCTTGGGCGTGGGTCAAGGGTCGGTGCGTGAATCACAGCTTGTTATCATGCAATGGAATGGCGGTAAAAAGTCCGACAAACCTGTGGCACTCGTTGGTAAAGGCGTGACGTTCGATACAGGTGGCATCAGCATTAAGCCATCAAACGGCATGGAAGAAATGAAGTGGGATATGGCGGGCTCCGCCGCCGTTATCGGCACCATGCGCACGCTTGCTGCACGCAAAGCGAAAGTGAATGTGGTGGGTGTGGTTGGCCTTGTTGAGAACATGCCAGATGGTAACGCACAACGCCCTGGTGATGTGGTGACCAGCATGTCGGGTCAGACCATTGAAGTACTGAATACTGACGCAGAAGGCCGTTTGGTGTTGGCGGATGCTCTGTGGTACACGAAAGAGCGTTTTAAGCCACAAGCGATGATTGATCTGGCAACGCTGACAGGTGCGATTATTGTGGCTATCGGTTCGTCACGCGCGGGGCTTTATGCAAATAAAGACAAGTTGGCGGAGCAACTTCATGCTGCAGGTGAAGCAGTGGGTGAGCGCCTGTGGCGCATGCCGCTGGGTGATGACTACGATAAACTCATTAACTGCGATATTGCCGATATGCAGAATATTTCTGCGGGTCGCGAAGCGGGCTCCGTTACGGCTGCACAATTCCTGCAACGCTTTGTGGGTGACACGACATGGGCGCATCTGGATATTGCAGGTACCGCTTGGGCAAACAAGCCTTCTGCCACTATTCCGAAAGGTGCTACTGCTTTTGGCGTTCGCCTGCTCAATACGTGGATTCAGAAGCACTATGAATAG
- a CDS encoding DNA polymerase III subunit chi, with product MTKIQFYHLLSTSIERAIPKLMEKALEGKSRVVMLASDEQMIKRVSDAMWSGDPNGFLPHGTAKEAHKSEQPIYLSLVDENPNNADVLVVLDGSMPTSYSTYAKVLDVFDGNDDAQVNAARERWTKYKEQGVALQYVKQQPNGGWKIESESNAA from the coding sequence ATGACAAAAATACAGTTCTATCATTTGCTCTCGACAAGCATTGAGCGTGCCATTCCAAAGCTCATGGAAAAAGCGCTCGAAGGTAAGTCGCGCGTGGTGATGTTAGCCAGCGATGAGCAGATGATAAAACGCGTCTCCGATGCGATGTGGAGTGGCGACCCGAATGGGTTCTTGCCGCACGGCACCGCCAAAGAAGCGCACAAAAGCGAACAGCCCATTTATCTTTCGCTGGTGGACGAAAACCCTAATAATGCCGATGTTTTAGTGGTGCTAGATGGGTCGATGCCTACGTCGTACTCCACTTACGCAAAAGTGCTCGACGTGTTTGACGGCAATGATGATGCGCAGGTTAATGCCGCGCGCGAACGCTGGACGAAATATAAAGAGCAAGGCGTTGCACTTCAGTATGTAAAGCAGCAACCAAATGGTGGCTGGAAAATAGAATCCGAATCTAACGCCGCCTAG
- a CDS encoding O-methyltransferase: MKTRTEGKLAEYLSSTFVGNDPFAHVRAEGETRHPGMQVSPYEAHLLAWLVTISGAKRILEVGTFMGYSTLYMASAMPKNGSVITLEKSEENAKIAAAHVAQDKRIEVVCTDALAWIQNYSGAPFDMIFLDAEKRQYPAYLEAALSHLSPNAWVLADNSLLWGAVSGDDPKAASKEATEAMRAFNALLADKTKFDGVLLTTPEGLTVARRR, encoded by the coding sequence ATGAAAACTAGAACAGAGGGCAAGCTTGCCGAATATCTCTCGAGCACCTTTGTTGGCAATGATCCATTCGCGCACGTACGCGCCGAAGGTGAAACACGCCACCCTGGGATGCAAGTGTCGCCATACGAAGCACATCTGCTCGCATGGTTGGTGACGATAAGCGGCGCTAAGCGCATCCTCGAGGTGGGCACATTCATGGGGTATTCGACGCTTTATATGGCGAGCGCCATGCCAAAAAATGGAAGTGTCATCACGCTTGAGAAAAGCGAAGAAAACGCAAAAATTGCTGCAGCTCACGTTGCGCAAGATAAACGTATCGAGGTCGTATGTACGGACGCGCTGGCATGGATACAAAACTATTCAGGCGCGCCATTCGATATGATTTTCCTTGATGCCGAGAAGCGCCAATACCCTGCCTATCTGGAGGCAGCCTTATCGCATTTAAGCCCCAACGCATGGGTGCTGGCGGATAATAGTTTACTCTGGGGCGCAGTGAGTGGTGATGACCCCAAGGCTGCATCGAAAGAGGCAACCGAAGCCATGCGAGCATTCAACGCGTTGCTGGCGGATAAGACGAAATTCGATGGTGTATTGCTAACCACGCCTGAGGGGCTGACAGTGGCTAGGCGGCGTTAG
- a CDS encoding acyloxyacyl hydrolase encodes MRRIVLLISALAATPAFAQYSNYGYDAQYQQQYFQQQAQGGYQQPVQYQQPYQAPAPQVDYYQQAQYQQPYQQPLAQAQINPAVGLVNTDYLRGGIGMTQVVDDNNATAFSIEYNYLPIYMGLRPIVGFYVDTDSALYGYAGFNWDFYLTDSILFTPTASVGAYSHGDDGMNLGHWIEFRTGVELSYEMESKSRVGLQLTHLSNAGLGDKNPGTEILQVNYAYPLGWQR; translated from the coding sequence ATGCGTCGTATTGTTCTTCTGATTTCGGCATTGGCAGCAACACCAGCATTCGCACAATATAGTAACTATGGTTACGATGCGCAGTACCAACAGCAATATTTTCAGCAACAGGCACAAGGTGGCTACCAGCAACCTGTGCAATATCAACAACCTTACCAAGCGCCTGCGCCACAAGTTGATTACTACCAGCAAGCGCAATATCAGCAGCCATATCAACAGCCACTCGCACAAGCGCAAATCAATCCTGCGGTTGGTCTGGTGAATACCGACTATCTGCGCGGGGGTATCGGCATGACACAGGTGGTGGACGATAATAACGCGACCGCATTCAGCATCGAATATAATTACCTTCCCATCTATATGGGCCTACGTCCGATTGTTGGTTTCTACGTGGATACGGATAGCGCGCTTTACGGCTATGCTGGCTTCAATTGGGATTTCTATCTTACTGATTCCATTCTATTCACGCCGACTGCTTCAGTGGGCGCCTATAGTCATGGTGATGACGGGATGAATCTAGGTCACTGGATAGAGTTCCGCACGGGCGTTGAACTTAGCTACGAAATGGAAAGCAAAAGCCGCGTAGGCTTGCAATTGACTCACCTTTCTAATGCAGGTCTGGGTGATAAGAATCCTGGCACAGAAATCTTGCAGGTCAATTATGCCTACCCGCTCGGTTGGCAGCGCTAG
- the aceB gene encoding malate synthase A: protein MSNAARATAATTLKFTSPAPTGCEFLLTPEAIAFVATLVEKFQPRRDALLKKRIERQKEFDNGTLPDFNPATKSIRENAWKVAEVPADILDRRVEITGPAEPKMVINALNSGAKVFMADLEDSLSPTWEKIIGGQKALYDAVRQQLTYKSPEGKEYKLNDKDLAVLIVRPRGWHLPERHVTWNGAPISGALLDFGLYFFHNSKERLARKTGPYFYIPKLENAEEAQLWADIFAFSEDYIGIAKGTIKATVLIEVFTAVFEMHEILHALKDYAVGLNCGRWDYIFSTIKKLHAHKEYLLPDRTQVTMNKDFLKSYSELLIQTCHKRGAFAMGGMAAFIPVKNDEAANEKAFAAVRADKEREASWGHDGTWVAHPGLIPVAMEAFNRLMPAPNQRDVLREDVNVGQKELLQMHQGTITEAGVRNNMNVSIQYMANWINGNGCVPIFNLMEDAATAEISRSQLWQWLHHGAKTDAGQAIDEAFIRKVADEEIVKIKAAEGDKLQYDRAKELVLKLVIDKAYVEFLTLPAYEALAA from the coding sequence ATGAGCAATGCTGCACGCGCGACTGCTGCCACCACGTTGAAATTTACCTCACCCGCGCCCACAGGGTGTGAGTTCTTGCTGACGCCAGAGGCGATTGCTTTTGTCGCCACCTTGGTCGAGAAATTCCAACCACGTCGTGATGCGCTGCTTAAAAAGCGCATTGAACGCCAAAAAGAATTTGATAACGGCACGCTGCCAGATTTCAACCCCGCAACGAAATCCATTCGCGAAAACGCGTGGAAAGTGGCTGAGGTTCCTGCCGATATTCTCGATCGCCGTGTCGAAATCACGGGTCCTGCTGAACCGAAAATGGTCATTAATGCGCTGAACTCTGGCGCGAAAGTATTCATGGCGGATCTGGAAGATTCACTATCCCCAACTTGGGAAAAAATTATCGGTGGCCAGAAAGCGCTTTACGATGCGGTGCGCCAGCAACTCACCTATAAAAGCCCTGAAGGCAAAGAATATAAGTTGAATGACAAAGACCTTGCCGTACTCATCGTACGTCCGCGCGGTTGGCATTTGCCAGAGCGCCACGTAACATGGAATGGTGCGCCAATCAGTGGTGCATTGCTCGATTTTGGTCTTTATTTCTTCCATAATTCGAAAGAGCGACTTGCCCGCAAAACAGGTCCATATTTCTATATTCCAAAATTAGAGAATGCTGAAGAGGCGCAGCTATGGGCTGATATTTTTGCATTCTCCGAAGACTATATCGGTATTGCGAAAGGCACCATCAAAGCGACGGTGCTGATTGAAGTATTCACTGCCGTTTTCGAGATGCACGAGATTCTACACGCGCTGAAAGACTACGCAGTTGGCCTGAATTGTGGCCGTTGGGATTATATCTTCTCGACCATCAAGAAGCTGCATGCACATAAAGAATATCTGCTGCCAGATCGCACGCAAGTGACGATGAACAAGGATTTCTTGAAGTCATACTCCGAATTGCTAATTCAAACCTGCCACAAGCGCGGCGCTTTCGCGATGGGTGGCATGGCGGCGTTCATCCCCGTGAAGAATGATGAAGCGGCGAATGAGAAAGCCTTCGCTGCCGTGCGCGCCGATAAGGAGCGTGAAGCAAGCTGGGGCCATGATGGCACGTGGGTCGCGCACCCAGGCCTGATTCCAGTGGCAATGGAAGCGTTTAATCGACTGATGCCAGCACCAAACCAGCGCGATGTGTTGCGTGAAGATGTAAACGTAGGGCAGAAAGAACTGCTGCAAATGCACCAAGGCACAATCACAGAAGCAGGCGTGCGCAACAACATGAACGTGTCGATTCAGTATATGGCAAATTGGATCAACGGTAATGGCTGCGTACCCATTTTCAATCTGATGGAAGATGCCGCAACGGCTGAAATTTCGCGCTCACAGCTCTGGCAATGGTTGCACCACGGTGCAAAGACCGACGCAGGTCAGGCGATTGATGAGGCGTTCATTCGCAAAGTAGCGGATGAAGAGATTGTAAAGATCAAAGCCGCAGAAGGCGATAAATTGCAATATGACCGCGCGAAGGAGCTCGTGCTGAAACTGGTGATTGATAAGGCTTACGTCGAATTCCTTACGCTGCCAGCTTACGAAGCGTTAGCGGCGTAA
- a CDS encoding YihY/virulence factor BrkB family protein translates to MFSWIKKSLCMVYRAGDNLVENDGIELAGYLAFLELLSLFPFLVIIVATAGFFGQGELGAQFINMLITHAPEDAVVSLKPRIEEIISGPPQGLLTISILGALWTSSSAVEGFRTVLNRAYNVSEPPHYFFRRLMSILQIVLLTVIVMFVMLVLVLTPLFFERIAHQAGWKLPPDALTFFTQDFVYIAIACMFVAVASLYYWLPNIKQTLIAVLPGAAIVVAGWLGGAALVSFYLDNVSQVNLIYGSLSGLIATLLFFFVMNIVFIYGAEFNHELLLALGKRLEEREHSTESPDDKVISKH, encoded by the coding sequence ATGTTTAGCTGGATTAAAAAATCGCTCTGTATGGTATATCGCGCTGGCGATAATCTCGTTGAAAATGACGGGATTGAGCTTGCGGGTTACCTAGCATTCCTTGAACTGTTGTCGCTGTTTCCGTTTCTGGTTATCATTGTGGCGACTGCGGGCTTCTTCGGTCAGGGCGAATTGGGCGCACAATTCATCAACATGCTTATTACCCATGCCCCTGAAGACGCGGTTGTTTCACTTAAACCGCGCATTGAAGAAATTATTTCAGGCCCTCCTCAAGGCTTACTTACTATCTCGATTCTTGGTGCGCTATGGACATCGAGCTCCGCAGTAGAAGGCTTCCGCACGGTATTGAACCGTGCCTATAACGTGAGTGAGCCGCCGCATTATTTCTTCCGCCGACTCATGTCGATTTTGCAAATCGTGCTGCTTACCGTTATCGTCATGTTTGTGATGCTGGTGCTCGTATTAACGCCGCTTTTCTTTGAACGCATCGCGCATCAAGCAGGCTGGAAACTACCGCCTGACGCGCTTACTTTCTTCACGCAAGACTTCGTCTATATTGCCATTGCCTGCATGTTTGTTGCGGTGGCCTCGCTCTATTACTGGCTGCCTAACATCAAACAAACACTCATCGCTGTATTGCCTGGGGCGGCTATTGTGGTCGCGGGTTGGCTCGGCGGCGCGGCATTGGTCAGCTTTTATTTGGATAATGTGAGTCAGGTGAACCTGATTTACGGCTCGCTCTCGGGGTTGATTGCAACGCTGCTGTTCTTCTTCGTGATGAATATCGTCTTTATCTATGGCGCGGAATTCAACCACGAGTTACTATTGGCGTTAGGAAAACGCTTAGAAGAGCGCGAACATTCGACGGAGTCACCGGATGATAAGGTGATCAGTAAACATTAA
- a CDS encoding prepilin peptidase encodes MEVWVSNLPILFLAALSLAMLAVIFYDTREFIIPNTLVVAIAMLYLPGFYFLGLNPINGLTTGGIVLVLGMGLFALKVMGGGDIKLLAALALWTGWSTVTVNFLIYMAVFGGLFAVAVVVLRKFAIFLPVNLPRILRAGEPIPYGVAIALAFIMVLWDGQIFKFTL; translated from the coding sequence GTGGAAGTTTGGGTTTCAAATTTACCAATACTATTCTTAGCCGCGCTCAGCCTAGCGATGCTGGCAGTCATTTTCTACGACACGCGTGAGTTTATCATCCCCAATACGCTCGTCGTTGCGATAGCCATGCTTTATCTGCCTGGCTTTTATTTTCTCGGCCTCAACCCCATTAATGGCCTGACAACAGGCGGTATCGTGCTGGTGCTCGGCATGGGGCTATTTGCACTTAAAGTTATGGGTGGTGGCGATATCAAATTACTCGCCGCACTAGCGCTATGGACGGGTTGGTCAACCGTGACCGTTAACTTCCTGATTTATATGGCAGTATTCGGCGGTCTGTTTGCCGTGGCAGTGGTGGTTTTACGTAAATTTGCGATCTTTTTACCCGTCAATCTGCCACGTATTTTGCGCGCGGGCGAGCCTATCCCCTACGGGGTTGCGATCGCACTAGCATTCATCATGGTATTGTGGGACGGGCAGATCTTTAAGTTCACGCTTTAA
- a CDS encoding AAA family ATPase produces MQATTSQNPIRRGHIIVTGNEKGGSGKTTTTVHLIVALLRLGFRVGSMDIDARQRSLTRYFENRKVTIAKENTPLPMPHHIVVNKSPFPSQSEAEADDRDRFTRALAKLLVTCDFVVIDSPGNDTYLSRLAHSFADTVITPINDSFVDLDVLATVDGSTLEVQRPSIYSEMLWEQKMMRAKRDGGSIDWVVMRNRLSNIDARNKRMITQVMESLAKRIGFRQAPGFSERVIFREMFLLGLTVLDVTETNGASSSLSMSHLAARQEVRELLKALKIPAIDQRITEVRTGEVKPVAPTPPPEAANDSSPLPSEQPVAVEPIAESAA; encoded by the coding sequence ATGCAAGCAACTACCTCACAAAATCCGATTCGCCGTGGCCATATTATCGTAACAGGTAATGAAAAAGGTGGCTCTGGCAAGACGACGACAACCGTGCATTTGATTGTGGCGTTGCTGCGTTTGGGTTTTCGCGTAGGCTCCATGGATATTGATGCGCGGCAGCGTTCGCTCACGCGCTATTTTGAAAATCGCAAAGTGACGATCGCTAAGGAAAATACACCCCTGCCGATGCCGCATCACATTGTGGTCAATAAAAGCCCATTCCCTTCCCAATCCGAGGCGGAGGCAGATGATCGTGATCGCTTCACGCGTGCCCTTGCAAAATTGCTTGTTACCTGTGATTTTGTGGTGATTGATTCGCCTGGGAATGACACGTATCTGTCGCGTCTTGCGCATAGCTTTGCTGATACGGTGATTACACCAATCAACGACAGTTTTGTGGATCTGGACGTGTTGGCAACGGTGGATGGTTCCACCCTCGAAGTGCAGCGCCCAAGCATCTACAGCGAAATGCTCTGGGAACAGAAAATGATGCGCGCTAAGCGCGACGGTGGCTCGATTGATTGGGTGGTCATGCGTAACCGCCTTAGCAATATCGATGCACGCAATAAGCGTATGATAACGCAAGTCATGGAATCACTCGCCAAACGCATTGGCTTCCGCCAAGCACCGGGTTTCTCGGAGCGTGTGATCTTCCGCGAGATGTTTTTGCTAGGCCTTACCGTGTTGGATGTGACCGAAACGAATGGCGCTTCCAGCTCACTTTCGATGTCGCATTTAGCGGCGCGCCAAGAAGTGCGCGAGTTGCTCAAGGCACTTAAAATTCCAGCGATTGACCAGCGTATTACCGAAGTGCGCACGGGCGAGGTAAAACCCGTTGCCCCCACGCCACCGCCGGAGGCCGCGAATGATTCTTCGCCACTTCCGTCCGAGCAGCCGGTTGCTGTAGAACCGATCGCCGAGAGCGCAGCTTAG